One window of Dyadobacter sandarakinus genomic DNA carries:
- a CDS encoding bestrophin family protein, with the protein MLLKKNIPIGYIFGKIKYQVLFVTVYGVAIEVIYQNYHITNITIPITVTSVLGTIISLLLAFRSNQAYDRWWEARIVWGAIVNDSRTFARQVISLMDDSFQPLALDAFKQRMINRQIAWCYALGKGLRKEDPMSIVRKHLSEEDFEYIKEFDTKHVGLMQLHARDLNNALKQGWINAYQQVEIDRTVTRLCDAMGKCERIKNTVFPATYSLYIHLALNFFVLLLPFALVDLFGFLMVPVLVVTTSFFFLIEKMAIHLQDPFENKPTDTPMLTISSNIERDLKQMTKDHYEPSPQHAGKFYVL; encoded by the coding sequence ATGCTTTTGAAGAAAAATATCCCGATAGGTTACATTTTTGGTAAAATCAAGTACCAGGTGTTGTTTGTGACTGTTTATGGGGTAGCCATTGAAGTAATCTACCAGAATTACCATATCACCAACATCACCATCCCCATTACCGTCACGTCCGTGCTGGGTACCATCATCTCCCTGCTGCTGGCATTCCGGTCCAATCAGGCCTATGACCGCTGGTGGGAAGCCCGCATTGTGTGGGGCGCGATCGTGAACGATTCCCGCACCTTCGCCCGGCAGGTGATTTCGTTGATGGACGACAGCTTTCAGCCGCTGGCGCTGGACGCATTCAAACAGCGGATGATCAACCGGCAGATTGCCTGGTGCTATGCATTGGGTAAAGGGCTGCGTAAGGAAGATCCCATGTCCATTGTCCGCAAGCACCTTTCGGAAGAGGATTTTGAGTATATCAAGGAATTTGATACCAAGCACGTGGGACTGATGCAGCTGCACGCCCGTGACCTCAACAATGCATTGAAGCAGGGCTGGATCAATGCATATCAGCAAGTTGAAATTGACCGGACGGTTACGCGTCTTTGCGATGCGATGGGCAAGTGTGAGCGGATCAAAAACACCGTTTTTCCCGCAACATACAGCCTCTACATTCACTTGGCACTCAACTTTTTTGTCCTGCTGCTGCCATTTGCACTGGTTGATCTGTTTGGATTTCTGATGGTGCCGGTGCTGGTAGTGACTACGTCCTTCTTTTTCCTGATTGAAAAAATGGCCATTCACTTACAGGATCCGTTTGAGAACAAGCCGACGGACACGCCGATGCTGACAATTTCAAGCAACATTGAGCGTGACCTTAAACAGATGACGAAAGACCATTATGAGCCTTCGCCCCAGCATGCGGGTAAGTTTTACGTTCTCTGA
- a CDS encoding PVC-type heme-binding CxxCH protein, giving the protein MYFLKSLPALLVAALLCFGLQQQPKREMPPIADPQLRAVQSADGEMIRIFRAGETRPVLTQNAKADFRPYLHPIVAPDGKGVLTEYSPGHHKHQTGIYWGYTRVNGRDYFHHPSDGYWKKVSSKVTAAKGKEVKWQTVYHLLDSAGTAVLTETQNWTMRQKNGKYLLDLEWNGEAQTDVTIGKYDYGGLFVRMPWKEGIKGEVVNAARQKNEKAEGQAAHWVDIGMQVEGRRDLAHIAILDHKQNKGYPQTWRVDSQLGAGPARARSGDWFIKKGETETIRHELVIYTGELDDVALNKTFGEFVGDNGIYNATALWALAQKEGREAKFLSAQEAVASMTIKDGYQVNAWASEPMMTQPMAFCWDDKGRMWIAENKDYESRGKGFSNAGTSRILILEDTDKDGIADSRKVFAEGIAFPSALAVGFDGVFVGAPPNLLFIPDKNGDDKADMDDIQVRLTGWGIRDRHETLNSFHWGPDGWLYGLQGFATPSTVGKPAGKGKLYRHKDPFPENIQVEDGVEINGGVWRYHPVKQKFEVVAHGFSNPWGIDHDAKGQLFITACVIPHLWHVVPGGIYHRQGGQHFNPYVYNDIKTIADHSHRSAHGGARIYQSDAFPASEKGKIFMANIHEHGILSDILTPKGSGFTGSHSDDFMMANNAQWVGFSMETGPEGALYVLDWHDADICGSDVLNSETGRIFRITPKNSLAEHFPNRYADLNTLSDLELASLQTSKSDWHARRARVILQNRAVKGNISEAAIGKLNAIFSEGSPDDRLRAMWALQVINALSGNQLTASLSDKDAYVRAWSIQFLCENGQPAPEVTAKLAELAKKDPSPVVRLYLASALQRIEAASKWKLASALLAHGEDANDHNLPKMIWFGIEPLVKENPAKALEMSATSKLPMVTAFIARRTVDADQVETLIAAIGKAPVNRMDLLKGMQDALAGRTDIKTPANWPPVLARLKQSDKATASLATELNRQFGNTEAAKADLATLKSKSATLEQKQKALQSLTVRQRPELEAELPALLNNAALRADAIRSVAAFESEPLAKSLIENYPRFSRTEKAEAIQTLASRPKSGWLLTQAIASKTIPKKDVPTYVARQLRRVVGSGFVEVWGPIDHVAFDEKAYKKYKDLLSEKSVAEASKARGRIVFQRTCAPCHKLYGEGGVIGPELTGSNRANLDYLLGNILDPSGEIQDDYKMVVVTMRDGRTYVGNVAKETDRQLTLRVVGQDAVVVNKADIQTREVNEASMMPTGLLDNLTDKEVTELIAYLKTNAQVPLVGR; this is encoded by the coding sequence ATGTACTTTTTAAAATCTTTACCTGCCCTGCTGGTAGCAGCATTGCTCTGCTTCGGCCTGCAACAACAACCAAAACGCGAAATGCCGCCCATCGCCGACCCGCAGCTCCGCGCTGTGCAAAGTGCTGATGGTGAAATGATCCGGATTTTCCGGGCCGGTGAAACCAGGCCTGTTCTCACCCAGAATGCAAAGGCGGATTTCCGGCCTTACCTGCACCCGATTGTCGCACCCGATGGAAAAGGAGTGCTGACGGAGTACAGCCCGGGTCATCACAAACATCAGACCGGCATATATTGGGGCTATACCCGCGTCAACGGTCGCGATTATTTTCACCACCCGTCAGACGGATATTGGAAAAAAGTGTCCTCGAAAGTGACCGCGGCAAAAGGCAAGGAGGTGAAGTGGCAGACCGTCTATCATCTCCTTGACTCGGCAGGCACCGCCGTGTTGACCGAAACCCAGAACTGGACCATGCGGCAAAAAAACGGGAAGTACCTGCTGGACCTTGAATGGAATGGCGAAGCCCAGACGGACGTCACCATCGGCAAGTACGATTATGGCGGTCTGTTTGTGCGGATGCCGTGGAAAGAAGGTATCAAAGGGGAAGTAGTAAACGCTGCACGGCAGAAAAACGAAAAAGCCGAGGGGCAGGCCGCTCATTGGGTGGACATCGGGATGCAGGTGGAAGGCCGCAGAGACCTGGCGCATATTGCCATTCTGGATCACAAACAAAACAAAGGATATCCCCAGACCTGGCGGGTGGACAGTCAGCTGGGAGCCGGCCCGGCACGCGCGCGCAGCGGGGATTGGTTTATCAAAAAAGGCGAAACCGAGACCATCAGGCACGAACTCGTTATTTACACAGGTGAGCTGGATGATGTAGCACTTAATAAAACCTTTGGCGAGTTTGTGGGTGATAACGGAATTTACAACGCCACTGCATTGTGGGCGCTGGCACAAAAGGAGGGGCGGGAAGCCAAGTTCCTGAGTGCGCAGGAGGCAGTTGCATCCATGACCATCAAAGACGGGTACCAGGTAAATGCATGGGCTTCCGAACCGATGATGACACAGCCGATGGCATTTTGCTGGGACGATAAAGGCCGGATGTGGATTGCCGAAAACAAGGATTACGAATCCCGCGGCAAGGGCTTCTCCAATGCAGGTACCAGCCGCATCCTGATTTTGGAAGATACCGACAAAGACGGAATTGCCGATTCCCGGAAAGTGTTTGCTGAGGGTATCGCATTTCCTTCTGCCCTCGCAGTGGGCTTTGACGGTGTATTTGTGGGGGCGCCGCCCAATTTGCTTTTTATACCGGACAAAAATGGTGACGACAAGGCCGATATGGATGATATTCAGGTACGGCTTACCGGCTGGGGCATCCGCGACCGCCATGAGACACTCAACAGCTTTCACTGGGGACCTGATGGCTGGCTGTACGGTCTGCAGGGTTTTGCAACACCGTCCACTGTAGGGAAGCCTGCAGGAAAAGGAAAGCTGTACCGGCACAAAGATCCGTTTCCGGAGAACATCCAGGTTGAAGATGGCGTGGAGATCAATGGAGGAGTGTGGCGGTACCATCCTGTAAAGCAAAAGTTTGAAGTTGTTGCACACGGCTTTTCCAATCCGTGGGGCATTGATCATGATGCCAAGGGGCAACTCTTTATTACAGCCTGCGTCATCCCGCATTTGTGGCATGTGGTGCCCGGCGGGATCTACCACCGGCAGGGCGGGCAGCATTTCAATCCCTACGTTTATAATGACATCAAGACGATCGCTGATCACAGTCACCGCTCAGCACATGGAGGCGCGCGCATTTACCAGTCTGATGCATTTCCGGCCTCTGAGAAAGGCAAGATTTTCATGGCCAACATTCACGAGCATGGCATTTTATCGGACATACTGACACCAAAGGGTTCCGGTTTTACAGGCAGCCATTCCGACGACTTTATGATGGCCAACAATGCACAGTGGGTGGGATTCAGCATGGAAACGGGACCGGAAGGTGCCTTGTATGTACTCGACTGGCACGATGCGGATATCTGCGGCTCCGACGTACTGAACTCGGAAACAGGCCGTATTTTCAGGATTACACCCAAAAATTCACTGGCTGAGCATTTTCCCAACCGCTACGCGGATCTTAATACACTGAGCGATCTGGAACTGGCTTCGCTGCAAACCAGCAAAAGCGACTGGCATGCGCGGCGGGCAAGGGTCATCCTGCAAAACCGGGCAGTAAAGGGCAATATTTCCGAAGCTGCAATCGGAAAACTGAATGCTATATTCAGCGAAGGCAGTCCGGACGATCGTTTGCGGGCTATGTGGGCACTGCAGGTGATCAATGCATTGTCCGGAAATCAGCTTACTGCTTCGCTGTCAGACAAAGATGCGTATGTACGTGCCTGGTCGATCCAGTTTTTATGTGAAAATGGCCAGCCCGCTCCTGAGGTAACTGCAAAGCTGGCCGAGCTGGCCAAGAAAGATCCCTCACCTGTAGTGCGGCTGTACCTGGCCTCTGCTTTACAGCGCATTGAAGCTGCCTCCAAGTGGAAGCTGGCTTCTGCACTTCTTGCACATGGCGAGGATGCAAATGATCATAATCTGCCTAAAATGATCTGGTTCGGCATTGAGCCGCTCGTGAAAGAGAATCCTGCGAAAGCACTGGAAATGTCGGCCACGTCGAAGCTCCCGATGGTTACTGCATTCATCGCCCGGCGTACCGTGGACGCCGACCAGGTAGAAACCCTCATTGCTGCCATCGGGAAAGCGCCTGTCAACAGAATGGACTTGCTGAAAGGAATGCAGGATGCACTGGCCGGCCGGACCGATATCAAGACACCTGCCAACTGGCCGCCTGTACTGGCCAGGTTAAAGCAGTCGGATAAAGCGACGGCTTCGCTGGCCACAGAGCTGAACCGGCAGTTTGGTAACACCGAGGCAGCCAAAGCCGACCTGGCTACGTTGAAAAGCAAAAGTGCTACTTTGGAGCAAAAGCAGAAAGCATTACAGTCTCTCACGGTCCGACAGCGTCCTGAGCTTGAAGCGGAGCTGCCCGCATTGCTCAATAATGCCGCACTTCGTGCCGATGCGATCCGGAGCGTAGCTGCATTTGAAAGTGAGCCCCTGGCCAAGTCCCTGATTGAGAATTATCCCCGTTTTTCAAGAACAGAAAAAGCGGAGGCAATCCAGACCCTTGCTTCAAGACCCAAATCGGGCTGGCTGCTTACACAGGCCATTGCCAGCAAAACAATTCCGAAAAAGGATGTTCCTACCTATGTGGCCCGGCAGCTGAGGCGCGTGGTAGGCAGCGGATTTGTGGAAGTGTGGGGACCTATCGACCACGTCGCCTTTGATGAGAAAGCTTACAAGAAGTACAAGGACCTGCTGAGTGAAAAATCTGTGGCAGAGGCAAGCAAGGCTCGGGGCAGGATTGTGTTTCAGCGTACCTGTGCGCCCTGCCACAAGCTTTATGGTGAAGGCGGCGTGATCGGTCCGGAGCTGACGGGCTCCAACCGTGCTAACCTGGATTACCTCCTCGGCAACATTCTTGATCCAAGCGGCGAAATCCAGGACGACTACAAGATGGTGGTAGTAACCATGCGCGACGGACGGACGTATGTGGGTAATGTAGCCAAAGAAACCGATCGTCAGCTAACCCTCCGTGTGGTGGGGCAGGATGCAGTGGTTGTCAACAAGGCCGACATTCAGACCCGTGAAGTAAATGAAGCCTCCATGATGCCGACGGGTTTGCTGGATAACCTGACCGATAAGGAAGTAACGGAATTAATCGCCTATTTGAAGACAAACGCGCAGGTTCCGCTGGTAGGGAGATAG
- a CDS encoding fatty acid desaturase: MPSYGWQDSSGQLIKPTAGQIIREFFRRINIFESRKNWLPFFSWFRVICILPLFYLFLFKYMSVGLLVTAFLYSMIIMGTHGTIWHHRYCTHQAYKFSNRFWLIVTKNLTISMVPEEIYTISHHVHHAKSDKPGDPYNAEAGFLYCFLADVNHQPISTTLTEKQYHQVSQLMRHTGVKGNTYAQYLKWGSYSNPVREVTGWLLNWAFWFCVFYAIGGFALVCTLFGAAGFWAVGVRTFNYEGHGKGENKQRDGIDLNNDDKSINQLWPGLVAGEWHNNHHLYPSSARSGFLPYQFDLAWYYIRFLSAIKAVSSFRDSKGQFYEEHYRPYLRRKEEGKKVEGRMEDGKMEEGRKVAKAGV; this comes from the coding sequence GTGCCTTCCTACGGTTGGCAGGACAGCAGCGGACAACTTATCAAACCCACCGCCGGCCAGATCATCAGGGAATTTTTTCGCAGGATCAATATTTTCGAAAGCCGTAAAAACTGGCTCCCGTTTTTCAGCTGGTTCAGAGTTATCTGCATTCTGCCGCTTTTTTATCTTTTTCTCTTTAAATACATGAGCGTTGGGCTGCTGGTCACTGCGTTTTTGTACAGCATGATCATCATGGGGACGCATGGTACCATCTGGCATCACCGCTATTGCACGCATCAGGCATACAAGTTCAGCAACCGGTTCTGGCTGATCGTCACCAAAAACCTGACGATCAGCATGGTTCCGGAGGAAATTTACACCATTTCCCATCACGTGCATCATGCCAAGTCCGACAAGCCGGGCGATCCCTACAATGCGGAAGCCGGCTTCCTCTATTGTTTCCTGGCAGATGTGAATCACCAGCCTATTTCCACCACCCTGACCGAAAAGCAGTATCATCAGGTGAGCCAGCTGATGCGGCATACCGGTGTAAAAGGCAATACGTATGCGCAATATCTTAAATGGGGCTCCTACTCCAACCCCGTACGGGAAGTTACCGGGTGGCTGCTCAACTGGGCATTCTGGTTCTGCGTGTTTTATGCCATAGGCGGATTTGCATTGGTATGCACGCTTTTCGGAGCAGCCGGCTTCTGGGCAGTAGGTGTCCGTACATTCAACTACGAAGGCCATGGAAAAGGCGAAAACAAGCAGCGCGACGGCATTGACCTGAACAATGACGATAAATCGATCAACCAGCTGTGGCCTGGCCTTGTGGCCGGCGAGTGGCATAATAACCATCACCTTTATCCGAGCAGCGCCCGCAGCGGCTTTCTGCCCTACCAGTTTGACCTCGCCTGGTACTACATACGCTTTCTGAGCGCCATCAAAGCCGTCAGCAGCTTTCGTGACTCAAAAGGACAGTTTTATGAGGAGCATTATAGGCCTTACCTGAGGAGGAAGGAAGAAGGGAAGAAGGTCGAAGGGAGGATGGAGGATGGAAAAATGGAGGAAGGAAGAAAAGTTGCGAAGGCGGGAGTCTGA
- a CDS encoding glycoside hydrolase family 43 protein, with amino-acid sequence MSIHPMKQMMVPTQLTHLDEQQNKVAHPSTSLLKTILLIIVLSVTCRNLPAQNQPQAIRTDIPLDSIRLSDPCILADKSTSMYYMTGTGGMLWKSKDLKKWTGPYKVAMTDPTSWMGDNPMIWAAELHEYKGRFYYFATFTNRAVKIDTVGSNIIERRACHVLVSDSAAGPYVPMKDPVYLPANMPTLDGTLWVEEGKPYLVYCYEWLQNLDGTIEKIQLKPDLSGPDGHSKLLFKASDSPWSREKVNGKDVPNKVTDGPWLFRTGTGRLGMIWTSWIYDVYTQGVAYSKTGKLDGPWEQEKAPITPPNFGHGMLFQTFEGKWLMSVHSHKSVNGRTMRYPHLFETDLSGDKLVIGKPYLP; translated from the coding sequence ATGAGCATACATCCGATGAAACAGATGATGGTACCCACCCAACTTACGCATCTTGACGAGCAGCAAAACAAAGTGGCGCACCCATCAACGTCCCTGCTGAAAACCATTTTACTCATTATTGTACTGAGTGTCACCTGCCGAAACCTGCCGGCTCAGAACCAGCCGCAAGCAATCCGGACGGATATTCCCCTGGACTCTATCCGGCTGAGCGACCCCTGCATCCTGGCGGATAAAAGTACCTCCATGTACTACATGACCGGCACCGGGGGGATGCTCTGGAAAAGTAAAGACCTGAAAAAGTGGACGGGGCCCTATAAAGTTGCCATGACGGACCCGACATCTTGGATGGGCGATAATCCGATGATCTGGGCAGCGGAACTGCACGAGTACAAGGGCAGATTTTACTATTTCGCCACCTTCACCAACCGGGCCGTGAAGATTGATACCGTGGGCAGTAATATCATCGAGCGCCGCGCATGCCATGTACTGGTCAGTGACAGTGCCGCAGGGCCCTACGTACCCATGAAAGATCCGGTTTACCTGCCTGCCAATATGCCGACGCTGGATGGAACGTTGTGGGTCGAGGAGGGAAAGCCATACCTGGTTTATTGCTACGAATGGCTGCAAAACCTGGATGGTACCATTGAAAAAATACAGCTCAAACCTGATCTCAGCGGACCTGACGGGCATTCAAAGCTACTTTTCAAAGCGAGTGACAGTCCGTGGAGCAGGGAAAAAGTAAATGGAAAAGACGTACCGAACAAGGTTACCGATGGACCATGGCTCTTTCGAACGGGCACCGGCCGTCTCGGCATGATCTGGACCAGCTGGATTTATGATGTGTATACCCAAGGCGTCGCTTACTCCAAAACGGGCAAGCTGGACGGTCCCTGGGAACAGGAAAAAGCCCCGATCACGCCCCCGAACTTCGGACACGGAATGCTTTTTCAGACGTTTGAAGGCAAATGGCTGATGTCTGTTCACAGCCACAAAAGCGTGAACGGCCGTACCATGCGGTACCCGCATTTATTCGAAACAGACCTGTCCGGGGATAAGCTGGTGATCGGAAAGCCATATCTGCCCTAG
- a CDS encoding OmpA family protein, which produces MKAGFFLLFLMLPFTGTVQAQSVRPVAIIRVLDRQTLQPIQATIMIVSQHTDRQLTPLYEDKMYKFKITPGDSSTLTIYADGYETLNEPVCASRMSSVETFYLRPLANGKLPLSTTPILHEDITTVLYFSQSEAKVLEKSRPHLERIAEFLQNNDKHAIELAGHTDNVGDSYKNLLLSNARTDVIKDILVDHQIAAGRIRSKAFGDKKPVAPNDTESNRSLNRRVEMRVR; this is translated from the coding sequence ATGAAAGCAGGCTTCTTTCTTCTTTTCCTGATGCTGCCTTTTACAGGAACAGTACAGGCACAGTCAGTCCGGCCCGTAGCGATCATAAGGGTGTTGGACAGGCAGACGTTACAGCCTATTCAGGCTACGATCATGATTGTAAGCCAGCACACCGACCGTCAGCTGACGCCCCTGTATGAAGACAAAATGTATAAATTCAAAATCACGCCGGGTGATAGCAGCACACTGACCATTTATGCCGATGGCTATGAAACGCTGAATGAACCTGTGTGCGCGAGCCGGATGAGCAGCGTGGAAACCTTTTACCTGAGACCGCTGGCAAACGGTAAGCTGCCTTTAAGTACGACACCCATTCTGCATGAAGACATCACGACGGTATTGTATTTCAGTCAAAGTGAAGCCAAAGTGCTGGAAAAGTCCCGCCCACACCTCGAACGCATTGCGGAGTTTTTACAAAATAATGACAAGCACGCCATTGAGCTGGCAGGACATACCGACAATGTGGGCGATTCCTACAAGAACCTGCTCCTTTCAAATGCACGTACCGATGTGATCAAAGATATTCTTGTGGATCACCAGATTGCTGCCGGCAGAATCCGGAGCAAAGCATTCGGCGACAAAAAGCCGGTTGCGCCGAATGATACGGAGTCAAACCGGAGCCTGAACCGGCGGGTAGAAATGCGGGTCAGGTAA
- a CDS encoding NAD(P)H-binding protein, giving the protein MKIVITGSIGHISKPLSKALIANGHEVTIISSNPDRKTEIEALGAEAAIGTFEDAEFLTHTFTGADAVYTMVAAHSYMNKDLDLIGFYKQLGRNYTEAIQKSGVKRVVNLSTFGAHLPAGNGILAGAYHVEQILNTLPETVSITHMRPVSFYYNLYGYVPMIQATGKISVNYGADRMIPWVSPLDIAEAVAEEIQSGFTGRSVRYVASEELTGDETARILGQAIGRPELKWELISSEESLNQLLAVGMNPTIAAGLIEMYGALYSGLLAEDYVKNHPVVMGKIKLAEFAQEFAGAFREN; this is encoded by the coding sequence ATGAAAATCGTAATTACAGGTTCAATCGGGCACATCAGCAAGCCACTTTCCAAAGCATTGATCGCAAACGGTCACGAAGTAACCATCATCAGCAGCAACCCCGACAGAAAGACCGAAATTGAGGCACTGGGCGCTGAGGCGGCGATTGGTACCTTTGAAGACGCTGAATTTCTGACCCATACTTTCACGGGTGCGGACGCAGTTTACACAATGGTTGCCGCCCACAGCTACATGAATAAGGATCTGGATCTGATCGGTTTCTACAAGCAGCTCGGCCGCAATTATACCGAAGCCATTCAGAAATCCGGCGTAAAGAGGGTCGTCAATCTGAGCACTTTCGGGGCACATCTGCCGGCCGGAAACGGAATTCTTGCCGGGGCATACCATGTGGAGCAAATCCTGAATACATTGCCTGAAACGGTTTCAATCACGCACATGCGGCCGGTATCGTTTTACTACAACCTGTACGGTTATGTGCCGATGATCCAGGCGACGGGCAAGATTTCGGTGAATTACGGTGCAGACAGGATGATCCCCTGGGTATCGCCACTCGACATTGCTGAGGCGGTAGCTGAGGAAATCCAGTCGGGTTTTACAGGCAGAAGCGTGCGCTACGTCGCCAGCGAGGAGCTGACAGGCGACGAAACTGCGCGCATCCTGGGACAGGCGATTGGCCGGCCGGAGCTGAAATGGGAGCTGATTTCTTCGGAAGAGTCACTGAATCAGCTGCTCGCCGTGGGAATGAACCCGACCATCGCAGCAGGGCTGATTGAGATGTACGGTGCATTGTACAGCGGGCTGCTGGCCGAAGATTACGTAAAAAACCACCCAGTGGTGATGGGGAAGATCAAGCTGGCAGAATTTGCGCAGGAGTTTGCAGGCGCATTCCGGGAGAATTAA
- a CDS encoding helix-turn-helix domain-containing protein: MSNVQPTRFKTITEFFRFRGMPAPEHPLVSIMDMSLVRHLPGDPPAVVKDFYSIALKRNFNIRMKYGQQDVDFDNGVMFFMAPDQVLRFGTDVDTGVQQSGWMLLIHPDFLWNTPLARRIKQYEYFNYHVTEALFVSEREEATLNSIIENIRHEYRANIDQFSQDLIIAQIELLLKYSERFYHRQFLTRKNVNHKILDRLEEIINDYFNSEDLMQTGLPTVQHIAGKLNISPNYLSNMLKALTGQTTQQHIHNKLIEKAKERLSVTDLSVSEIAYELGFEHPQSFSKLFKTKTSYSPLEFRASFN; this comes from the coding sequence ATGTCAAACGTGCAGCCGACCCGATTCAAAACCATCACCGAATTTTTCAGATTCAGGGGTATGCCCGCGCCTGAGCACCCGCTCGTCAGCATTATGGATATGTCGCTGGTACGCCATCTTCCCGGTGATCCTCCCGCTGTGGTAAAGGATTTTTACTCCATCGCCCTGAAACGCAATTTCAACATCAGGATGAAGTACGGTCAGCAGGATGTGGATTTTGACAATGGTGTGATGTTCTTTATGGCGCCTGATCAGGTGCTCAGGTTCGGTACCGACGTTGATACGGGTGTGCAGCAATCGGGATGGATGTTGTTAATTCATCCCGATTTCCTCTGGAACACGCCGCTTGCCAGGCGTATCAAACAGTATGAATACTTTAACTATCATGTTACAGAGGCACTTTTTGTATCCGAGAGAGAGGAAGCGACCTTGAACAGCATCATTGAAAATATCCGGCACGAGTACCGCGCCAATATCGACCAGTTCAGTCAGGACCTCATCATTGCACAGATAGAACTATTGCTGAAATACTCCGAGCGTTTTTATCACCGGCAGTTTTTAACGCGTAAAAACGTCAATCACAAAATCCTGGACCGGCTGGAAGAAATCATCAATGATTATTTTAATAGTGAAGACCTGATGCAAACCGGGCTGCCTACCGTGCAGCACATTGCGGGCAAGCTGAATATTTCACCTAATTATCTGAGCAACATGCTCAAAGCACTTACGGGGCAGACGACGCAGCAGCATATTCACAATAAACTGATTGAGAAAGCCAAGGAACGCTTGTCGGTGACGGACTTGTCGGTCAGTGAAATTGCATATGAGCTGGGATTTGAGCACCCGCAGTCTTTCAGCAAATTATTCAAAACAAAAACCAGCTACTCACCACTGGAATTCCGGGCTTCCTTTAACTAA
- a CDS encoding YdeI/OmpD-associated family protein, translating to MESKDGKEVVIAADAKAWRDWLEEHAATSGPVYLVIYNKNSLVPSVGYAEAVEHALCYGWIDSKTMKRDARSVYQTFTKRKPFSTWARSNKERVLRMTALGLMRPEGQAMIDQAKQNGSWDKLNDIDNEVIPADLQRQFDENEPAYKNFMAFAPSARKLILQWISAARRPETREKRIQATVDQAARNLKAV from the coding sequence ATGGAAAGCAAGGACGGAAAGGAAGTTGTGATCGCTGCCGATGCAAAAGCATGGCGCGATTGGCTGGAAGAGCACGCTGCCACGTCGGGGCCTGTGTATCTTGTGATTTATAACAAAAACAGCCTCGTACCCAGCGTAGGATATGCCGAGGCCGTAGAGCACGCGCTATGTTATGGCTGGATCGACAGCAAAACCATGAAGCGCGACGCCCGGAGCGTGTACCAGACTTTTACAAAACGAAAGCCTTTCAGTACGTGGGCCAGAAGCAACAAGGAACGGGTGTTGCGCATGACCGCGCTGGGCCTGATGCGGCCGGAGGGACAGGCAATGATTGACCAGGCAAAACAAAATGGCTCGTGGGACAAGCTCAATGATATTGACAATGAAGTGATTCCGGCAGATCTGCAAAGGCAGTTCGATGAAAATGAACCTGCCTACAAAAACTTCATGGCTTTTGCGCCATCAGCCAGGAAATTGATACTGCAATGGATCAGTGCTGCCAGGCGACCGGAAACGCGTGAAAAACGCATTCAAGCAACCGTGGACCAAGCCGCCCGGAACCTGAAAGCAGTGTAA